A single Calidifontibacter indicus DNA region contains:
- the cydC gene encoding thiol reductant ABC exporter subunit CydC, producing the protein MRRVLEPRIVLAGIIGGLAVGCGVFLTATSGWLIVQASKHPVILTLLTAVVGVRAFGMGRPVFRYAERVMSHDSALNTLRHRRTEVYRRLIPLTPARLGRRRRADLLTGVVRDLDDVVDLQVRTAVPLVATLVASTAAVIVAFVVAPIAGVVLVVFCAAAVLVGLLDLLLERRGQQHVLQARGLVQRAAHLAAANPTELQAIGASDEALRWNDEAQQELARATRSQARGRSVGIGMSLLLTGVATVALAYLLYDPVVAGDLDTAVAAMLVFMPLALGDVLGLIPDAVGALARGRAAQNRLGQLLDQQSAVHGGAADPVASTAPSLELQGVGASWTGEATHLEPIDLAVAPGEHVTITGPNGSGKSTLVAVFARHLDPASGSYLVDGREVRSLSLHGVRELFAVVDDEPHIFVGTVRANLLLARPDASDKDVAGALVQAGLGRWLAALPDGLDTEIGDGQRGVSGGERARLGIARAVLSQRPVVLLDEPVAHLDTPTARAVLDDLHSATAGRTVILVAHQAVGTARADRVVKLTNYYSSSEHVTTGWMS; encoded by the coding sequence ATGAGACGCGTCCTCGAACCCCGCATCGTGCTGGCCGGCATCATCGGCGGCCTCGCTGTCGGGTGCGGCGTCTTCCTCACCGCCACCTCAGGCTGGCTCATCGTGCAGGCCTCGAAACACCCGGTGATCCTCACCCTGCTGACGGCGGTGGTCGGGGTTCGCGCGTTCGGCATGGGCCGCCCGGTGTTCCGCTACGCCGAGCGGGTGATGTCGCACGATTCGGCGCTGAACACGTTGCGGCACAGGCGAACCGAGGTCTATCGGCGGCTCATCCCGTTGACCCCCGCGCGTCTCGGACGCCGCCGCCGGGCCGACCTGCTCACCGGCGTCGTGCGCGACCTCGACGACGTGGTCGACTTGCAGGTGCGCACGGCCGTGCCGCTCGTCGCGACCCTCGTCGCCTCGACCGCCGCCGTGATCGTGGCCTTCGTCGTCGCGCCGATCGCCGGGGTCGTGCTGGTGGTCTTCTGCGCCGCGGCCGTGCTGGTCGGGTTGCTCGACCTGCTGCTCGAACGACGCGGTCAGCAGCACGTGCTGCAGGCCCGCGGCCTGGTGCAACGCGCTGCTCACCTCGCCGCCGCCAACCCCACCGAGCTGCAAGCGATCGGTGCCTCGGACGAGGCGCTGCGCTGGAACGACGAGGCCCAGCAGGAGCTCGCCCGAGCCACCCGTTCGCAGGCCCGCGGCCGGTCGGTGGGCATCGGAATGTCGTTGTTGCTCACCGGTGTTGCGACCGTCGCGCTGGCCTACCTGCTCTACGACCCGGTGGTCGCGGGAGACCTCGACACGGCAGTCGCCGCGATGCTGGTCTTCATGCCGCTCGCGCTCGGCGACGTGCTCGGCCTGATTCCGGACGCCGTCGGTGCTCTCGCCCGCGGACGTGCGGCACAGAACCGGCTCGGGCAGCTGCTCGACCAGCAATCGGCGGTGCACGGCGGCGCGGCCGACCCGGTCGCCTCCACCGCTCCAAGCCTCGAACTGCAGGGCGTGGGTGCGTCGTGGACCGGCGAGGCGACCCACCTCGAACCCATCGACCTGGCCGTCGCGCCCGGTGAGCACGTCACGATCACCGGACCCAACGGCAGCGGCAAGTCGACCCTGGTCGCGGTGTTCGCCCGCCACCTCGACCCGGCGTCGGGCTCCTACCTGGTTGACGGACGCGAGGTGCGCAGCCTGTCGCTGCACGGCGTCCGGGAGCTGTTCGCGGTGGTCGACGACGAGCCGCACATCTTCGTGGGCACCGTGCGGGCCAACCTGTTGCTGGCCCGTCCGGACGCGTCGGACAAGGACGTGGCGGGCGCGCTGGTGCAGGCCGGCCTCGGCCGCTGGCTCGCGGCGCTGCCCGACGGACTGGACACCGAGATCGGCGACGGGCAGCGGGGGGTCTCCGGCGGCGAGCGGGCACGGCTCGGCATCGCCCGCGCGGTGTTGTCGCAGCGCCCGGTGGTGTTGCTCGACGAACCGGTCGCCCACCTCGACACCCCGACGGCTCGCGCGGTGCTCGACGACCTGCACTCCGCGACCGCCGGACGCACGGTGATCCTGGTTGCGCACCAAGCCGTGGGCACCGCCCGGGCCGACCGGGTCGTAAAGTTGACCAATTACTACAGCTCATCGGAGCACGTAACGACGGGATGGATGTCATGA
- a CDS encoding UDP-N-acetylmuramoyl-L-alanyl-D-glutamate--2,6-diaminopimelate ligase gives MPLTSADIAAVLQTDVPVEGEFTAVTNASDQVVPGGVFVAIKGFTSDGAKYAPDAMARGARLVVAQQPIDGVPTAVVPDARVALAQLACEFAGNPSHDLTVYGVTGTNGKTTSSYVLHGILSTAYGERSTGLLTTAEIVIGTHREPAVRTTGEAPTVQGNLRRMLDGGAKHVVLETSSHGLALHRVLGTRYAAALFTNLTRDHLDFHPDMEDYYRTKRTLFERTEGPKLVNVDDDYGRRIVAEVPGTLGYGEASDADYRVDDVRFEGAGTSFTLHTPAAQSLSLHTPLLGDYNVHNVAGASAVLLEMGMDVDTLVGAVRTIPQVPGRFERVAVPERLGFEAVVDYAHTDDALRALLEVAREVTDARGDDARLIVVYGAAGERDPGKRAPMGEVASRLGDVNIITTDDSYSESPAAIADEVMAGADPADTTIVLDRREAIRQALAQARPGDVVVVAGKGHERVQHLPEGDVEFHDPTVVAELVAELGS, from the coding sequence GTGCCGCTGACATCCGCCGACATCGCCGCTGTGCTGCAAACCGACGTGCCTGTGGAGGGCGAGTTCACCGCCGTCACCAACGCCTCCGACCAGGTCGTGCCCGGTGGGGTGTTCGTCGCGATCAAGGGATTCACCAGTGACGGTGCGAAATACGCCCCCGACGCGATGGCCCGGGGCGCGCGGCTCGTCGTGGCGCAGCAGCCCATCGACGGTGTGCCGACCGCGGTCGTGCCCGACGCCCGGGTGGCCCTGGCGCAGCTGGCCTGCGAGTTCGCCGGCAACCCGTCGCACGACCTGACCGTCTACGGCGTCACCGGCACCAACGGCAAGACCACGAGTTCGTATGTGCTGCACGGCATTCTGAGCACGGCGTACGGCGAACGGTCGACCGGACTGCTGACCACCGCCGAGATCGTGATCGGCACCCACCGGGAGCCTGCCGTCCGCACCACGGGGGAGGCGCCGACGGTGCAGGGCAACCTGCGTCGGATGCTCGACGGCGGCGCGAAGCACGTCGTGCTCGAGACCAGCTCGCACGGCCTCGCCCTGCACCGGGTGCTCGGAACCCGTTACGCGGCAGCCCTTTTCACCAACCTCACCCGCGACCACCTCGACTTTCACCCGGACATGGAGGACTACTACCGCACCAAGCGCACGCTCTTCGAACGCACCGAAGGCCCGAAGCTGGTCAACGTCGATGACGACTACGGACGCCGGATCGTCGCCGAGGTGCCCGGCACGCTCGGCTACGGCGAGGCGTCAGACGCCGACTACCGCGTCGACGACGTGCGGTTCGAGGGTGCAGGCACCAGCTTCACGTTGCACACCCCTGCGGCACAGTCACTTTCGCTGCACACCCCGCTGCTCGGCGACTACAACGTGCACAACGTGGCCGGCGCGTCGGCGGTGCTGCTGGAGATGGGCATGGACGTCGACACGCTCGTCGGCGCGGTGCGCACCATCCCGCAGGTGCCCGGACGGTTCGAGCGGGTGGCCGTGCCCGAGCGGCTCGGGTTCGAGGCCGTTGTCGACTACGCACACACCGACGACGCGCTGCGCGCGCTGCTCGAGGTGGCCCGTGAGGTGACCGATGCGCGGGGCGACGATGCCCGACTGATTGTCGTGTACGGCGCTGCGGGAGAACGCGATCCGGGCAAGCGCGCACCGATGGGCGAGGTCGCCTCGCGGCTCGGCGACGTCAACATCATCACCACCGACGACTCCTACTCCGAGAGCCCCGCAGCCATCGCCGACGAGGTGATGGCCGGCGCCGACCCGGCCGACACCACGATCGTGCTCGACCGGCGCGAAGCGATCCGGCAGGCGCTCGCCCAGGCGCGGCCAGGCGACGTCGTGGTGGTCGCCGGCAAGGGGCACGAACGGGTGCAACACCTGCCCGAGGGCGACGTGGAGTTCCACGACCCGACCGTCGTGGCGGAGTTGGTTGCCGAACTCGGTTCCTGA
- the cydB gene encoding cytochrome d ubiquinol oxidase subunit II yields the protein MTLETLWFIIIGVLWTGYFVLEGFDFGVGMSLPLLGKGKDKEDTDKRRRVLLNTIGPFWDGNEVWLLTAGGATFAAFPAWYGTMFSGFYLALLLILVALIVRNMGFEYRHKRDSDAWRRGWDLCIIIGSVLPPLLLGVALTNIVHGVPITRDVHNEYIFTGNLFTLLNPISLLGGFVFVGLSLTHGFHFIALKTTDEIRARSRALATRVGLVTAVLAVVLLLWVGIEHGKVSSWITTAIAAVALLAAIWFNLKGKEGLAFIGSTVTWAMAVATYFLALYPNVMPSSTDSKWDLTVSEAASSHLTLQIMTGAAVVFTPIAIAYTAWNYWVFRRRISVDHIPPAVDPLKGVHSGEQVELR from the coding sequence ATGACTCTCGAAACGCTCTGGTTCATCATCATCGGCGTCCTGTGGACGGGCTACTTCGTGCTCGAAGGGTTCGACTTCGGGGTCGGCATGTCGTTGCCGTTGCTCGGCAAGGGCAAGGACAAGGAAGACACCGACAAGCGACGCCGTGTGCTGCTCAACACCATCGGCCCGTTCTGGGACGGCAACGAGGTGTGGCTGCTCACCGCCGGCGGCGCGACCTTCGCCGCCTTCCCCGCCTGGTACGGCACGATGTTCAGCGGCTTCTACCTGGCGCTGCTGCTCATCCTCGTGGCGCTCATCGTGCGCAACATGGGCTTCGAATACCGCCACAAGCGCGATTCGGACGCGTGGCGCCGCGGATGGGACCTGTGCATCATCATCGGTTCGGTGCTGCCGCCGTTGCTGCTCGGCGTCGCGCTGACCAACATCGTGCACGGTGTGCCGATCACCCGTGATGTGCACAACGAGTACATCTTCACCGGCAACCTGTTCACGTTGCTCAACCCGATCAGCCTGCTCGGAGGCTTCGTGTTCGTCGGCCTCTCGCTGACCCACGGCTTCCACTTCATCGCGCTGAAGACCACCGACGAGATCCGCGCCCGGTCGCGCGCACTGGCCACCCGCGTCGGCCTGGTCACCGCCGTCCTCGCCGTGGTGCTGCTGCTGTGGGTGGGCATCGAGCACGGCAAGGTTTCGTCGTGGATCACCACCGCGATCGCGGCCGTCGCGTTGCTCGCGGCGATCTGGTTCAACCTGAAGGGCAAGGAGGGGCTGGCGTTCATCGGCAGCACCGTCACCTGGGCGATGGCCGTCGCCACCTACTTCCTGGCCCTCTACCCGAACGTGATGCCCAGCAGCACCGACAGCAAGTGGGACCTCACGGTCAGCGAGGCGGCCAGCTCGCACCTCACGTTGCAGATCATGACCGGTGCCGCGGTGGTGTTCACCCCGATCGCGATCGCCTACACCGCGTGGAACTACTGGGTGTTCCGTCGCCGCATCTCGGTCGACCACATCCCGCCGGCGGTCGACCCGCTCAAGGGTGTGCACTCCGGCGAGCAGGTGGAATTGCGATGA
- the cydD gene encoding thiol reductant ABC exporter subunit CydD, with translation MKPFDPRLVKQVPATRVPVLVLGVLGGLSGVAAIASAFAIAALVVALVRSQSLGGPALAVVVVFVVRGVLALATEQVASWAATRISGALRADYLRRMLAAPADQRPDTASLMTVATHGASSVEPYVARYLPSLVAAAVVPPLAVLCLLFVDWSSALIVLATLPLLPVFAALIGRFTQDATQRRWQTQTRLAGHFLDVMRGLPTLVSYGRAEHQAEQVSAVGDRHRIATVRTLRIAFLSSAALELLATISVAIVAVWTGMRLAWGDLGLGVALTAILLAPEAYWPIRRVGQEFHAAADGAEAIEALLPADGVAQTAVGGGDVVQTAGNTARFALPEAPEPGFALPGDASSDLRVDHLGYHYPGTDRAVIDDLSFTVRPGLTALVGPSGCGKTTLLELIAGLRTPSAGSVPAVRSHLVTQTPFIAPMTVRQNLLFGVSDDSRLAAALAATGFDAVLRDLPDGLETSLGDNGFGLSAGQRAKLALTRAWLSDADLLLVDEPTAHLDPRSADELREVIVALATLRPVVAVTHDEELVARADHRIALQPSAVTPGAVTPSAPSSPEVAR, from the coding sequence ATGAAGCCCTTCGACCCCCGGCTGGTCAAGCAGGTGCCGGCAACCCGAGTGCCGGTGCTGGTGCTCGGTGTGCTCGGCGGCCTGTCGGGGGTCGCGGCCATCGCCTCGGCGTTCGCGATCGCGGCGCTGGTGGTGGCCCTGGTGCGCAGCCAGTCGCTCGGTGGGCCGGCGCTCGCGGTGGTCGTCGTGTTCGTGGTGCGGGGCGTGCTCGCCCTGGCCACCGAGCAGGTCGCCTCGTGGGCGGCCACCCGCATCTCCGGCGCCCTGCGCGCCGACTACCTGCGCCGCATGCTGGCGGCCCCGGCCGACCAGCGGCCCGACACCGCATCGCTGATGACGGTGGCCACCCACGGCGCCAGCTCGGTCGAGCCGTACGTCGCGCGCTACCTGCCGTCGCTGGTGGCGGCGGCCGTCGTGCCCCCGCTGGCGGTGCTCTGCCTGCTGTTCGTCGACTGGTCGAGCGCGCTGATCGTGCTGGCGACGCTGCCGTTGCTGCCGGTGTTCGCCGCGCTCATCGGCCGGTTCACCCAGGACGCCACCCAGCGCCGCTGGCAGACCCAGACCCGCCTCGCCGGCCACTTCCTCGACGTCATGCGCGGGCTGCCGACGCTCGTCTCCTACGGACGCGCCGAACACCAGGCCGAGCAGGTCAGCGCCGTCGGCGACCGGCACCGCATCGCCACGGTGCGGACGCTGCGCATCGCCTTCCTGAGCTCGGCCGCGCTGGAACTGCTGGCGACCATCTCGGTTGCTATCGTCGCGGTCTGGACCGGCATGCGGCTGGCCTGGGGCGACCTCGGTCTCGGCGTCGCGCTGACTGCGATTCTGCTTGCGCCCGAGGCGTATTGGCCGATTCGTCGGGTTGGGCAGGAGTTCCACGCGGCCGCCGACGGTGCCGAGGCGATCGAGGCGCTGTTGCCGGCCGACGGGGTAGCCCAAACCGCGGTTGGGGGCGGCGATGTAGTGCAGACCGCGGGCAATACGGCGCGGTTTGCACTACCCGAGGCCCCCGAACCGGGGTTTGCACTACCCGGCGACGCCTCGAGCGACCTGCGCGTCGACCACCTCGGCTACCACTACCCGGGCACCGACCGCGCCGTGATCGACGACCTGTCGTTCACCGTCCGGCCGGGGCTCACTGCGCTCGTCGGACCGTCCGGGTGCGGCAAGACGACCCTGCTCGAACTCATCGCCGGCCTGCGCACACCGTCGGCCGGATCGGTGCCCGCCGTCCGGTCACACCTGGTCACGCAGACCCCGTTCATCGCGCCGATGACCGTGCGGCAGAACCTCCTCTTCGGGGTGTCCGACGACTCCCGATTGGCCGCGGCGCTCGCCGCCACCGGCTTCGACGCCGTGCTGCGCGACCTGCCCGACGGCCTCGAAACATCACTGGGCGACAACGGTTTCGGTCTCTCCGCCGGCCAGCGGGCCAAGCTCGCACTCACCCGCGCCTGGTTGAGCGACGCCGATCTCCTGCTGGTCGACGAGCCCACCGCCCACCTCGATCCGCGCTCGGCGGACGAGTTGCGTGAGGTGATCGTCGCGCTGGCCACCCTGCGTCCGGTGGTCGCGGTCACCCACGACGAAGAGCTCGTCGCACGCGCCGACCATCGCATCGCGCTGCAGCCCAGCGCAGTGACCCCTGGCGCAGTGACCCCCAGCGCACCGAGCAGCCCGGAGGTGGCCCGATGA
- a CDS encoding M56 family metallopeptidase translates to MYVAALILLAVLLAWPVPRLLPRVTALRAAPAAATLLWQCVSLAAIAAGLLAAPLAVLIQARATSGRHDPEPGQHLPLLVAGLAVTAFVAGRLLLKAHLVGTDLRRGRKEHTELVDLIGVDDAVLGEHVKVLTHPTPTAYCVPGSRKRVVLTKGTLDALDADQVAAVLAHERAHLRQRHDLVLEFFTVLHTAVPTWIRSTAGMGEVKLLIELLADRWAATVVGRRPLATAMLALASGSHPTSALGAGDDAVIRIEVLAADGRHRLRVCLLAVLASVVVLQLPIALAVLTIVG, encoded by the coding sequence GTGTACGTCGCGGCGCTGATCCTGCTCGCGGTGCTGCTGGCGTGGCCCGTGCCCCGGCTGCTGCCGCGGGTGACTGCGCTGCGCGCGGCGCCGGCCGCTGCGACCCTGTTGTGGCAGTGCGTCTCGCTCGCCGCGATCGCGGCCGGTCTCCTCGCGGCACCGCTGGCCGTGCTCATCCAGGCGCGGGCGACGTCGGGACGCCACGACCCCGAGCCCGGTCAGCACCTTCCGCTGCTCGTCGCGGGCCTCGCCGTCACCGCGTTCGTCGCCGGACGGCTGCTGCTGAAGGCCCACCTGGTCGGCACCGATCTGCGCCGCGGCCGCAAGGAACACACCGAACTCGTCGACCTCATCGGGGTCGACGACGCCGTGCTCGGCGAGCACGTGAAGGTACTCACCCACCCGACACCGACCGCCTACTGCGTGCCCGGTTCCCGCAAACGCGTCGTGCTCACCAAGGGCACCCTCGACGCGCTCGACGCCGACCAAGTCGCGGCCGTCCTCGCTCACGAGCGGGCACACCTGCGGCAGCGGCACGACCTGGTGCTCGAGTTCTTCACCGTGCTGCACACCGCCGTGCCCACCTGGATCCGCAGCACCGCCGGCATGGGCGAGGTGAAACTGCTCATCGAGCTGTTGGCCGACCGGTGGGCCGCCACCGTGGTCGGACGCCGTCCGCTGGCCACGGCGATGCTGGCGCTCGCCAGCGGCAGCCACCCGACGTCGGCACTCGGCGCGGGCGACGACGCGGTCATCCGCATCGAGGTGCTGGCCGCCGACGGACGCCACCGGTTGCGCGTCTGCCTGCTCGCGGTGCTCGCGTCGGTGGTGGTGTTGCAACTACCGATCGCGTTGGCCGTCCTGACCATCGTCGGCTGA
- a CDS encoding cytochrome ubiquinol oxidase subunit I, with the protein MDALDLARWQFAITTVYHFLFVPITIGMSAVVAGFHTAWLRTRNPEWLRLAKFFGKLFTINFALGLVTGIVQEFQFGMNWSAYSRFVGDIFGAPLAFEALLAFFMESTFLGLWIFGWGRIPEKLHVMCIWLVHIGTVLSAYFILAANSFMQNPVGFSYDATKNRAVLTDFVAVLMNKVQLVTFPHVVAAAYMTGGAMVMGVALWKLMKGRVAEDRNMYRKGARVGAWVTLVASVAILITGDVQGKIMTEVQPMKMAAAEALYETEQPASFSAFTIGSLDGSQEKFAVTVPRVLSFLATGDFNGKVEGINDLRRELPAAIAEKNKEYGIPAEYISPSSYVPNIPGSYWSFRFMMGLGFFAMGAAALVLWVTRKGATPTSKWVLWVAVLAPFSPVFANSFGWIFTEIGRQPWLVYGVMTTQTGLSTAASVTEVAISLTVYTLLYAVLAVIEVKLYLDYIKKGAEPFEEPKQLADDDQLAFAY; encoded by the coding sequence GTGGATGCGCTCGACCTGGCGAGATGGCAGTTCGCCATCACCACCGTCTACCACTTCCTCTTCGTGCCGATCACCATCGGCATGTCGGCCGTTGTCGCCGGCTTCCACACCGCCTGGCTGCGCACCCGCAACCCGGAGTGGCTGCGGCTGGCGAAGTTCTTCGGCAAGCTCTTCACGATCAACTTCGCGCTGGGCCTGGTCACCGGCATCGTGCAGGAGTTCCAGTTCGGCATGAACTGGTCGGCCTACAGCCGGTTCGTCGGTGACATCTTCGGCGCCCCGCTGGCCTTCGAGGCGTTGCTCGCCTTCTTCATGGAGTCGACCTTCCTCGGCCTCTGGATCTTCGGGTGGGGGCGTATCCCGGAGAAGCTGCACGTCATGTGCATCTGGCTGGTGCACATCGGCACCGTGCTGTCGGCCTACTTCATCCTCGCGGCGAACTCCTTCATGCAGAACCCGGTCGGCTTCTCCTACGACGCCACCAAGAACCGCGCCGTGCTCACCGACTTCGTCGCGGTGCTGATGAACAAGGTGCAGCTGGTCACCTTCCCGCACGTCGTGGCCGCGGCGTACATGACCGGTGGCGCGATGGTGATGGGTGTGGCCCTGTGGAAGCTGATGAAGGGACGTGTCGCAGAGGACCGCAACATGTACCGCAAGGGCGCCCGGGTCGGCGCCTGGGTGACGCTCGTGGCGAGCGTCGCCATCCTGATCACCGGCGACGTGCAGGGCAAGATCATGACCGAGGTGCAGCCGATGAAGATGGCGGCCGCCGAGGCGCTCTACGAGACCGAGCAGCCGGCGAGCTTCTCCGCCTTCACCATCGGATCACTGGACGGTTCGCAGGAGAAGTTCGCGGTCACCGTCCCGCGGGTGCTGTCGTTCCTGGCGACCGGCGACTTCAACGGCAAGGTCGAGGGCATCAACGACCTGCGCCGCGAACTCCCCGCCGCGATCGCGGAGAAGAACAAGGAGTACGGCATCCCGGCGGAGTACATCAGCCCGTCGAGCTATGTGCCGAACATCCCGGGGTCGTACTGGTCGTTCCGCTTCATGATGGGGCTCGGCTTCTTCGCGATGGGCGCCGCCGCCCTGGTGCTCTGGGTGACCCGCAAGGGTGCCACCCCCACCAGCAAGTGGGTGCTCTGGGTGGCCGTACTCGCCCCGTTCTCACCGGTGTTCGCCAACAGCTTCGGGTGGATCTTCACCGAGATCGGACGCCAGCCGTGGCTGGTCTACGGCGTGATGACCACGCAGACCGGCCTGTCGACCGCGGCGTCGGTCACCGAGGTGGCGATCTCGCTGACCGTCTACACGCTGCTCTACGCGGTGCTCGCCGTCATCGAGGTGAAGCTCTACCTCGACTACATCAAGAAGGGCGCCGAACCCTTCGAAGAACCCAAACAGCTCGCGGACGACGACCAGCTGGCGTTCGCCTACTGA
- a CDS encoding TIGR00730 family Rossman fold protein, with product MTTSTDLHRIAVFCASRPGLDDALTKAAYDAGHWLASHGIGVVYGGGGSGLMGSVSSGALDAGGEVIGVIPQSMIDREWGRHDITELHVVDTMHERKALMAQYADAFLVLPGGLGTLEEFFEVWTWRTLGYHDKPIGLLDIGDFWQPTLAAVQAMVAQDFIADRTLADLAVGTTMDEVVENLRRKAR from the coding sequence GTGACCACGTCCACCGATCTGCACCGCATCGCGGTCTTCTGCGCCTCGCGCCCCGGCCTCGACGACGCCCTGACCAAGGCCGCGTACGACGCCGGCCACTGGCTCGCCTCGCACGGGATCGGGGTGGTCTACGGCGGCGGGGGCAGTGGCTTGATGGGGTCGGTCTCCAGCGGTGCACTCGATGCCGGCGGCGAGGTCATCGGAGTGATCCCCCAGTCGATGATCGACCGCGAGTGGGGGCGGCACGACATTACCGAACTGCACGTCGTCGACACGATGCACGAGCGCAAGGCGCTGATGGCGCAGTACGCCGACGCGTTCCTGGTGCTGCCGGGCGGGCTCGGCACGCTCGAGGAGTTCTTCGAGGTGTGGACGTGGCGCACGCTCGGCTATCACGACAAGCCGATCGGGCTGCTCGACATCGGTGACTTCTGGCAGCCGACGCTCGCCGCGGTGCAGGCGATGGTGGCGCAGGACTTCATCGCCGACCGCACGCTGGCCGATCTGGCGGTGGGCACCACGATGGACGAAGTGGTCGAGAATCTGCGCCGCAAGGCGCGCTAG
- a CDS encoding BlaI/MecI/CopY family transcriptional regulator, with amino-acid sequence MTREIATANGLGDLERAIMECLWASDEPLVVRQIAEQLEATDGKKRAYTTVMTVADRLAKKGLTSRERDGRAWRYSASATREELTAQALRETLADWGGEGQESDAVLHFLQDMSAGDVDRIKAAIAKM; translated from the coding sequence ATGACTCGCGAAATCGCAACCGCCAACGGACTCGGCGACCTCGAGCGCGCGATCATGGAGTGCCTGTGGGCCAGCGACGAACCGCTGGTGGTGCGGCAGATCGCCGAGCAACTCGAGGCCACCGACGGCAAGAAGCGCGCCTACACCACGGTGATGACCGTGGCCGACCGGCTCGCCAAGAAGGGCCTCACCTCGCGCGAACGCGACGGCCGGGCCTGGCGCTACTCCGCCTCGGCCACCCGCGAGGAGCTCACCGCGCAGGCGCTGCGCGAGACCCTCGCCGACTGGGGCGGCGAGGGTCAGGAGTCGGACGCCGTGCTGCACTTCCTGCAGGACATGTCGGCCGGCGACGTCGATCGCATCAAGGCGGCCATCGCCAAGATGTGA